The DNA window AACCaacacacataaatatttatacactcTGCTCAAAACTTCATCTCAATGACTAAAATATTCAAGTTGAAAATCTATCGATATACATTATAAAATTCTCTGGgaacaaaatgacaaaagaatGGTCAATGGATACCTAAATGAATAACAATAACAGATGGATTCAGGACCACACTAAAATTGTTAAAATCTGAAATTACATTGAGgcttattaaagtgtatttggCCCCCACAAGCATGTATAGGCTCTGGCGACCTGGAGGATATTCTTCTAAACCTGAATCATAGTACCAGTGAATTCCTGCAGTCTGTGGAACTATTTGGCGGAGACAGATGCACTGATACATGTTTCTCTATTTGATTCACATCTGGTCACATGCACACCCAGTTCAGTGAACAAATGTGTAATAGAAAGATACCCCTTGGTTTCTCTTGCAGATTAACAGATATTAATCCCAGAAGGACCTAGGTGCATGTCTAAGGCCTGACTGGTGTTCAGGAGTATTGTTTACACATAACATATGCTCCTGCCCAGGGCTGTACCTTGCATAACTAAACACAAAACTTTTAACAGTATCCCAATTCATGTTGGCAGTTACAAGCTTGGATGGTCTATTGAGTATTGCACCTGCTTCCAATCTATTAGTTCTTGttttcataaacttttaaaattggtGAGCTTTAGCAGTGATGAAAACCCTTGTATGTTTAAATAGATTTGAATAGAAACAAATCCAGGTTGTGGCCATAGGTACCATAAACTGAGATGCTGGAGTCAAAGGATTTATGTACCAACTCCGAAGACCTCGGTATTTGAGTTACTGTTCCTATCAGCTTAAACCAGTATGGCCACTGAGCTCTGAATTCTAGTATCAGAAAGGCATTTTTGTTATTCACTGAATAGATTCcctttttggaccattctctgtaaaccctagcaAAGGTTTTGCATGAGAgtttcttaaaatgtaaattatatttatttattcataggtAGCACTTGTCTGTTTTgctttgaaacaaaaatgtatattcaatTTAGCTAAATAAATGTCACGTTAAAATAATAAGATAcctaatatgaatttttataaatcTCAAAATCTTAATGCATTGATGAGAAAGCCTCTAAATTTGGGGTACTTAGAAAACTCAAAAGTGTTACAACACCAACATATGTGGGCATagattattacatttacatttattttttgcaaactttgcaaAGTGAGGATTTGTACCTGTTTTGGGACACAAAATTAGTTACATGGCACTGTATCAAAATACTTTTGGCTTTTATTTGACAGGAAACACATGTAAACACATTATAGTTTTATGaggcatagtaaaaaaaagtccttattGAATGACAGTGAGCTTTTCCATACACTAGTGTCATGTCTGCTTCATAGGAGCAGGAATGTTAGCCGAAGCTTGCTCCAAGTATGCAAGTGGCCCCTGGGCCatctcatttgtctttttttggccACCATTAATGTCTTCCAAAACTTGCTGCCATCCGCGGAGTTTAGTAAGGTGCTTCTGAATGAGTGCTTCCTTTCTCTGCAACTCACTTCTCAGTTCTGTGACATCctgtcataaaataaaaagaacacaaacatatTCAGTGCTGCAAACCTAGTTGTAGAACGCGTGAAAATATACCTATACTCTAATGCTTGGgtatatctttaaaaacaaaacaattcccACTTGGCCAATGGCAGTGACTTTCAAATTGTACTGGTCTTTGTAAAGTTGAAGACATTAAATGTTGCTTATTCAAGCCATTTCAGTTCTAATGATTGTCAGGAAATTACAACAGaacaatatttatacacacaGCACAGACACCTTAATCCAataaccagtgttctccccagtctcttttagctgggagcaccacacggcatttttcagtaactagccagctgtttttgggcggttactaaagagttggatcacaataaaggggctgccacccacttacagcttcttcccacctggcttaaaaatatttctggatgAAAACTGTAATCACCATTGTAACGTGGATATTAAATTATTAGCTTCTCTATGCTCTGGATAAGCGAGAACCTTCTCACTGACAATTACTTATCTTGCtgtaaaaatggattttaatCCATCTTGAGTATGTCCTTATTGTTACCGCTTTTCCCGTTTGTGTCTGCAGCTGATGTGAAGATGGGAGCGGGCCTATGAACTGGATAACTAAACTTTGTTTACGGTTGTGATCTTTGTATTATAAGGGGATGGGCTGCAGAGACTAGACAATTTCTGTAATATGCCTTCAGTATATGGGCATTTTGTAAAGTTAGAACTGCTATTCcgcatacaatacaatataacaatactATGAAAAGTAAACAGCTCTAAAACCGAAACACAGAAATGTACTTTATCTTAAATGCAAGCCAAATTACCGTAACAAATTAGCATGTTGCATTTGCCAGTCTACAAAGAAGgactcaaaccccatttttatcaaacttgcctacctgtcttcttcggTTTCCTAAACCCTCTCTACTTCGGTCCATAcaatattccccctcctattgtgtgatacttccccctcctcctagattgtaagctcttcagggaagtgtcctcgcctcctcctgtgtcactgtctgtatctgtctgtcataatAATTGCCATACACCTTAAAGTTTTACCTTAAAGTATTGGACAAAAGTCACAGTACTAAACTAATAGAGTCATACCCCAAAGAACTTGCAGGGTTTTTTTCGGGGGCATTGAAAATTGAATAGCTAACCCTGATGATTTAATTTGCATTACAGGTTGTAATATGCATTACAAACTTCACAAACCCTGAGGAGAAGAACTAGTGTCCCAAGTCACTGTACTTCCCACTTATCAGACAACATTGAGCTCTCAGTGGTGAGCTACCCATGAGTGTGCAACGTATAAACATTGGACTGATCTATTATTCACAACACAGATGGTTGAGACAGGAAAGGCTTCTGGTGCCAAGAATCTACTGATTGAGGAAAGGATCTGGGGAAGTTTTGCCATTGTCTCATGaagctaaaaatgtaatattttattcgaGAAGGTATTTAAGGagccattttattaaaaaaaaaaaacattgttacctCTTTTATAACTTGTTCTGGCTTTTGTACAGAAAGTTGCAATCTTTTCTGCAGGAAAAAACATTCTGTTTGTCTGGCAACATCCAAGAACTTCTGAATGCATTGTTCAACACctgaagaaaaaaacagcaatccaTTATAGCAAATATCACAATTACATTTACTCACAAATTTGACGTAAAGCTGAACCAACACGACACAGCAGATAAAATTTACCCCCAGAAAATTTTTGCCAAAAGGAACAAGAATGCTCAACAGGTTTGCAACAGTTGGGCAAAATAGCATGTAAAAGTACCCCTCCAGTATTGCATTGCTTACATTTCTATCACTGGCACTCCCACATTCTGTGTTTGTAATCTTTTGCCTCTTAAATGACTAAGGTGAAATTAGTACTGAGGAATTACTTAGTCCGGGCATAAATAggcaaaatcaatattttgtgCTCAATATTTCCTACAAAAATGACTTTCTATCCGCCTATTTGTGATTTGGAAGACCATCTACACGTGTTGAGCATTTTTCTCAGCCAGTACAAGAACCCTAAAACAGAACTGCCTTTGAGAACCAGTAATCTGCTATGAATAGGACAGCAAGGGTCCGTGGTAAAGCACTTATCAGTACAGGTTTATAATAGGATAACTATATACAAAAGCACAGTAAGGTTGAGTgagtgtaaaaacaaaacaaaccgtgatcaaattttattgcagaaaggacattacctttcccttctgcaatctGGAACTGGCTTGCTCACACTTTTTATCTTTATGCCTGTATCCTTAAGAagaagtgaaaaatctcgggcttaaccatccttgcaatttttttttgcccgagcgaaggtcgggcttaactgcaaggttaataacaataataataatgatgatgataataccGCTTGTTTCTAGAAGTCTTGGGATACATGGCTCCAATATCTTCAATACCTTTCTTGTTAGGGTGATTACTCTGATGTTCGTTTTCTTTCTCTTCTAATTTTTAGGAAGATTAGTTTTGCTTCCTCTACCCCTAATCATCCTTTTCCTtcttatttcttaaaaaacaaacagtgttATCACTGAGTGAATGCTCCTGTTACATTTTTTGGAGAACTCTTCATATATGCTCTTATTTTATCTTTCCATTATGACTTTTTatagaaaagtatattttattaaaaaattgttctCTTTATACCTGTACTGTCGAACAACGAtccattttttaatctttgttaAATTTGTGCGGTTTGTTTTGCTATGTGAAGGTTAGATtgctttaggttttttattttcctaacaaaacattaaaatacacagaAGATGTGAGTAGAGGTATAGAAAaggtactcttttttttttaatcagtcttTGTGGCTCTTACCAGTGCGAATCTCCTCCTGATCTGTCCCGTTCACATAGTCCTGACTTACAAGAGACGCAAAGCAGGcctgaaagtaaataaataaacaaaagtaaatacacGGATAAAAAGGAAACTAAACACTGATGATTGTACAGCAGAGCCCAATTTTAGAATGGCACATAGTAAGAACATATTTGTAACCAATGCcagctgcagcttttttttttctttttttgaggttAATTATATTTGCTAGGTATTTACTCAACACAAAATCGAGCAAAACTTTGGGGTCTATATGCAGGCCTAATACATTTGTGTCTCCCAAAAAACAAGCATGAGACTTGGTGCAGCTTCTATGTATCACAATGTtaatatatagtgctgacatatccTGCAGAGCTTCACCAGGTTTATAATCAtgtaatctaatgtccctaccataattatAATGCAGGGCCGGTGTGGGGGGGAAGGTGATTATTTTCTAGCAGCAGCAagttttgggatgtaggaggaaccCAACACAAACAAAAGGAGAACATAGTCAATGTAGATGTTGCCTTggttaaggctgcatacacacgtgcaataattgtcattgaaaaggatctttcacaatcctttccaacgactagcactgcacgatgcatgaataagtgctgtacatagagcacagttttgctctatggagagggagaacaacagtgcggcaccccgctgctcgctctcccccttcacttccattaagatcgttagtcgtccgtggatccgcaaggatggtcgtttggacgatgggcgctggacacacgccagatttttgtccGGGTTTTCTGAGCCGAtcatcagacgagaaccattggacgtgtgtacgtagccttagatttgaacctgggatcccaGTGCTGTAAATTAAGAGTGTTGTAAAGCAAGATTGAATGTAAggtagagttcagctttaaccattTGTAATATCAGCAATATAAAATATCAGCAGGTGGGTTATCAGGAGAACCTGTCATTTTGTCTTGTATGGCAACGACGATAGACAAACAGCTATTTAGAAATAAATGGCTCTGTATTATTGGGCTATGTGTGCACTGTATGCACTATGAGCACTGATCACCCCATGACAGATTATACGGTATGAGCATTGTACACCCCATGACAGCACCCCATGACAGATTATACGGTATGAGCATTGTACACCCCATGACAGGTCACGTGACATATGGTATGAGTGCAAAACAAAGCATGACAGGCCATACAGTGCCAGCTCTGAGCCCCCCATTACAGTTCATATAGTAGCAGTACTGAGAACTCCATTACATTCCTCATGAGTGCAGAACAACACATGAAGGGTGGCACAGTACCAGCGCTGGGCACCCCAGGGCAGGCTGCACGGTAATGGCGCCTCAGGACGGGTCGCACGGTACCACCCCAGAGGTTAATGCATTGAGCCTGCCCCATTACAGGTCACTATATGAACATTAAACCCCATTACTGGTTATACGGTACAAGCACTGCACTCCACATTGCAGGTCATACAATCATTACAGAGGTGAGGAAATTCTATTCGGTACCATTGTCACCCTTCTATCATCATCCTACCTCGAATGACGACTCCAGCTCGTCCACCAGCGTGCTGTTCCCGGGGTTTTTAGCCCCTGGAGGAGTAGACATGAGCCCAGCGGAACCTCCCGGTTGCATAGGAGGACCGGGCGGCTGATTAGAAAACATCCCGCTTAAGGAAGACGCCATGACAGCCAGGGGATGGTACAGCTCAAACTCTCAAAAGAAAGAACACCACCCGGAAGTCAGCCACCATGTTAACTGAGGGCCGCTTATTATATATCAGTCCGCGGGAACCATCTTTACTCTGGGAatgtaaacaaatacagacagcgtCATATTGAAGCGCCGCGCACACACAGAATTCCGTACATTGAAAGGGAGCTAGCGTAGTGTATCATGTGACACAGTTCACAGTCACGTGACGGGGGTATGAAACGTAGTGTGAGATAGATGTCCCACTACGAGGGTTTAGAAATGTACCATGTGACACAATTCGCTATCACGTGTTGCAAGCCTGAAAAGGCGTGTCAGACTAGGGTCCTGTCACGTGGTCTTAGAAATGTTCATGCCAATATTGGATTCATTGCTGGATTAAATTTCTATCCCCTGTAAATATTCTCTGACCTGTGAGGCTTCTTGCAAGTAAGCAGCAAAGACTTAATGCAGAACTAtcatggagtaaaaaaaaaaaaaaagccatcaattaatagggacattagattgtataccgatttgagggacagttagtcacatgactatcgactttgtacagcattgcattatatgtcggcgctatataaatattgcgtAATAATAACAATCCCTCCGCAATCCTATTTCAGTTGCTCCTATGTTGTCCCCTTTCCTTTGCGTGGGCTAGACATTAGGCATCatcatcttcttccaggttcttcttcttgCGTCACCTGTTtctcacactgcgcatgcgtgacattGTGACTGTTTACATAACAGGAAAGCCAATTGTGCACATGATCCTGATCTGGGCAGCCAGCAGACTCcagggatatgtgatgtatgtatcccagaacACTCTGGGTTTTCTCATTTAGTCTTTTTtcccattatataaaagggttaaagGGAAATAAAGTCTAACTCTAGGTGGAAATAGTGTTGTAGTGTCCCACACTCTTTGGTTGTAGTGTCCCATGCTCAAATCTTCATATATGTTTACCCACCCCTTGGAAgaggaaatgtaaataaaaaatggacaGAGAAGAGGGGTCCTGTAGGGTAAGTAACATAAGGTTATTTTGTTCAAACCATAAACAAAACATACTGTGAATCTACACTTAAATGTTATAATTTTGCCTGCACCCATTCAAACAGCAGGGGGACAGGATAGTCGATCTAGATAAGTAGTAAATCGCTTTACCATTTAGCAAAGTGAACCGTGCAGAGCAGGCAGGAATCTCAGGTAGGGGATGAGCCAGAAGACTGGCTTCTCCTTTAAGGTTTCGGGATattacctccctggtggtattcctgaatgtggccagggagtttaaaagttctacaggcatctttttcccctggtgatgccgggtgggcatctgtgtaacctggcgatgcccggccagcatctgcttccccggCGTGTGATTATTGGGGACGCGAGGGCAGGGGAACAGATGCCAGACGGACATCTGCTCGTGTGTGGCTGGAGGGGGGACCataggcaggaaatttaaaatacttagcattttaaagttcccgctttaacatttaaaactacGCTTTCTGATTCTGGAAGAAATAAGGCTGAAAATCTCTGGGTCCCCCTTTATGCACTATGGATACAGCACCTACATCAAAGGGGTAATGGGGCTTACAGCAAAAGGGCTTAATGAAATACAGTAACGATTTTTTTAGCTGTGAATGAAGAATGGAGGGCCATACAGTATTCAGATATGAGCCTGGTCTTTTATTATACACTTTTTAAGGGTCCCTTCAAcatattaaagacattttttggaTACACTGGTAATTAAAGATTCAAAATAAGAGGAAATAATTTCCTATATGTTTCTATTCAAAGATGTTCCTTTTATTTCTCATCTAGTGAACAGCGTAAGGTGTTAAATATTCTATAATTTTCTGCCTTGGTCACCAGGGCAAAGacagacagcaagaaaaaccTTACAGTACAGGAAATGAAGCACCAAGCATGGTAGCATAACTTTGCCAAGGTCGTGTTTTACAGACACTTAGCTGTGGAAAAATGCTAAACAAACTTTGTCGGCCCCttgtgatagtaaaaaaaataaatacacaaaaacaccTGAAGAACTTTTTTTAAGTCCCTGCTCCGCTTACCAAAcacacacatgtgcaaaaatgacatttgctCCTAATACTTGAGGAATTATAAAATGTGGGTACAGTCATTCTGGGGCCATCTTTGATCAtctattaaagtgtaactaaggttttactttaaaaatatctaattaggcagagctttattgaagacagacaatgtcccttctgcaataaatattcttacttgTCTGATTCATTCATGTGTCAAAAACGCTGAGCTGCACATCAGTAGCTGaaatacccagcacatcccagcttGTAAGTGCTCAGACTAAATGAACACCTCCACGGGAGTTACCTCATTTCAGCTTGGcaaatcaagatggtcaaagatcacaaggaaaaaaaaaagtggaacagagacaggtaagtataacAGAGTTTTGTTCCATTTAGGCCCAAATTATTGGCCTGTAAGGGCTTTTAGTGTTGCAATTTTGGGTAGTGTAGTTTTTAGCCCTTTCACAGTTGTCTACATTTTGTGAACATACTTGTATCCCGTTATATTGTGGTtgtcttgtgttttttatttttgtacaggttttttaaatgtaatggggtttaaaatttgtaaaactaataaaatcattgaaaacaaacataattgtgcaccttttatattttctaaaaatattttatcatgacaatttttaaatgctttatttttatgtattttgtgttcAATGTGTAGGATGAGCCCCATTCATACTGAAATTAGTAATAAAGATTGTCTATGCTGGGTAAACTACAAAAGAGCTAAGATCAGAGAAACCTCCAcaccactaaaaacaaaaacaatggtcCCATACGAAGAGGTGCTAGTGCTAGTGACATtggcaaatatataaaagaaaacactttgttTAACTTTACTATTATTGATTTGTATTTGCAGACCATACAATGGCATGGATATTGGAGGAGATGTGTTAGtaataaaaagatagaaaatgtgtaattttaagtatttttaagtaAATGTGAAGTTCATTATGTTTCAAAGATTCTCTGGCTTCCAGTCCATTCCATTCCATTCAGCTTTATGAAGGTTTCTTGTCTTTACTGAGTCGATCAGCAAATTCAATC is part of the Pyxicephalus adspersus chromosome 3, UCB_Pads_2.0, whole genome shotgun sequence genome and encodes:
- the MED28 gene encoding mediator of RNA polymerase II transcription subunit 28; its protein translation is MASSLSGMFSNQPPGPPMQPGGSAGLMSTPPGAKNPGNSTLVDELESSFEACFASLVSQDYVNGTDQEEIRTGVEQCIQKFLDVARQTECFFLQKRLQLSVQKPEQVIKEDVTELRSELQRKEALIQKHLTKLRGWQQVLEDINGGQKKTNEMAQGPLAYLEQASANIPAPMKQT